One genomic window of Salvelinus alpinus chromosome 17, SLU_Salpinus.1, whole genome shotgun sequence includes the following:
- the spata2 gene encoding spermatogenesis-associated protein 2 — MDAKLQEDLFRRYVVCLERRLEDGGGNAGLGGSTLEGGSEALLSTATALLGAYQPDPGQRFRMVRFYEVVENAIRCLRGCSLQGLERAFLTLETVCTNLLLFPWKKEFRCIKTFTGPYVYLLQSAVCDADLRSLLRSMGYSRDHELQFHVRDHPGGPAHLRQLAFELFLAQAECRLLGEVVALARGSASELEALEQRRGCRDDAAGCAEVLRRRDSLGADMARLSVRPMDIPHPHHLRRGGRPSKSVDVTDGAGNWHAASKPVLKASLSLRKEPLFVDAEEDMKDEIIRPSTSTSMFSVTDPPSYSPVPDFFPIQSPPSVDAYSSYHLSSLDEIDLYTERGGPRVGGRQTPSRPPSREPRDARDGWALKTHSALTSPGVKCQGCGLGCSSLASCPRCEMILCQACHDIDPSPCCGLQDYPNPKSPRPMDGYLPVKEKLSVYSNTHSPHPHIHPHPLTPPHPQMVEKPLMATKLFPCKSVAMSSAMVANSDRASLGGSRCGFCNKPGASHTCVNCSKVSCDMCMSLYAKDVCTRKKPQHSFVPNHQLNFKPGTISHLVYR, encoded by the exons ATGGATGCCAAACTGCAAGAGGACCTGTTCCGGAGGTACGTGGTGTGCCTGGAGAGGCGGCTAGAGGACGGAGGGGGGAATGCGGGCCTTGGGGGAAGCACCTTGGAGGGGGGCAGCGAGGCCCTACTCTCCACGGCCACAGCCCTGCTGGGGGCCTACCAACCAGACCCGGGCCAGAGGTTCCGCATGGTACGCTTCTATGAGGTGGTGGAGAATGCCATTCGATGCCTGAGAGGCTGCAGTCTGCAGGGCCTGGAGAGAGCCTTCCTCACCCTGGAGACTGTCTGCACCAACCTGCTGCTCTTCCCCTGGAAGAAAGAGTTCCGCTGCATCAAG ACCTTCACAGGCCCGTACGTCTACCTTCTCCAGTCTGCTGTGTGCGACGCTGATCTCCGCTCCCTCCTGCGTTCTATGGGCTACTCCCGCGACCATGAGCTCCAGTTCCACGTCCGGGACCACCCAGGTGGCCCAGCCCACCTCCGGCAGCTAGCCTTCGAGCTCTTCCTGGCCCAGGCCGAGTGTCGTCTCCTGGGGGAGGTAGTGGCTTTGGCCCGGGGTTCAGCCTCTGAGCTGGAAGCCCTGGAGCAACGGAGGGGCTGCCGGGATGACGCGGCCGGCTGTGCCGAGGTCCTCCGACGGCGAGATAGCCTTGGGGCCGACATGGCCAGGCTCTCAGTGCGACCGATGGACATACCTCACCCTCACCAtctgaggagagggggaagaccgTCCAAGTCAGTGGATGTTACGGATGGAGCTGGGAATTGGCACGCAGCCTCTAAGCCTGTCCTGAAAGCCTCTCTGAGCCTGAGGAAGGAGCCTCTGTTTGTGGATGCAGAGGAGGACATGAAGGATGAGATCATCAGGCCCAGCACCTCCACTTCCATGTTCTCTGTGACTGACCCACCTTCCTACAGCCCCGTGCCTGACTTCTTCCCTATTCAATCCCCGCCCTCGGTCGATGCTTACTCCTCTTACCACCTCTCCTCATTGGATGAAATTGATCTGTACACAGAGAGGGGTGGGCCTAGGGTTGGAGGTCGACAGACACCTTCCAGACCTCCATCCAGGGAGCCCCGGGATGCCAGGGATGGCTGGGCACTCAAAACCCACAGTGCACTCACCTCTCCGGGGGTGAAGTGTCAGGGTTGTGGCCTGGGCTGCTCCAGCCTGGCATCCTGCCCCAGGTGTGAAATGATCCTGTGCCAGGCCTGTCACGACATCGACCCCTCCCCCTGCTGCGGCCTGCAGGACTACCCCAACCCCAAATCGCCCCGCCCCATGGATGGTTACCTCCCCGTCAAGGAGAAGCTGTCAGTCTACTCCAACACCCACTCCCCACACCCCCACATACACCCTCACCCCCTCACTCCCCCTCACCCCCAGATGGTGGAGAAACCCCTCATGGCCACTAAGCTGTTTCCCTGCAAGTCGGTTGCCATGTCGTCGGCAATGGTAGCCAATAGCGACCGAGCAAGCCTGGGGGGGTCACGGTGCGGGTTCTGTAACAAGCCGGGTGCTTCGCACACCTGCGTGAACTGCTCCAAGGTGTCATGTGACATGTGCATGAGCCTGTACGCTAAAGATGTGTGCACGCGTAAAAAACCCCAGCATAGCTTTGTCCCCAACCACCAGCTCAACTTTAAGCCTGGAACCATATCACATCTGGTCTACCGATGA